The following proteins are encoded in a genomic region of Natrinema sp. DC36:
- a CDS encoding minichromosome maintenance protein MCM gives MSAIGTAELVDSIGKFFRRYYDDEIKQLAQKYPQEQRSLYVDWNDVFQYNDRERKIDAIADDVLAQPEQMQRLFEEALRQYDLPVDISLGNAHVRFTNLPDVETYDIGGFSPSRKDGNLIALQGQVAKKTKVAPIPTEIAYECQLCGALNRVPQSGHGFEEPHECKDCERQGPFRENSEQSEKEDYQKIRIKQPPEQTDGGDGEHLDARVRDDLVDCVEGGDRVTLVGQFVLERPSKNSDQETYEMVVEGQAAEVEQTDFKEIEITPELEDLIKRIGAGEFGDPIDLFINSIAPTLHGLDDEKEALTLALFSGVRVEHDDGTATRGDIHILMIGDPGTGKTTLLEAVSEIAPRSVRASGQGASKAGMTAAAVRDEFGDGKWALDAGALVVGDQGLATIDEIDKLGEGVEEAMHDAMESQKVSVNKAGINTTLPTRTTVIGGGNPKYGRFDQYEPFSEQIEIGPTMLSRFDLTFTLTDQPDEERDRDIARTKIWSKEAAKRDDSNSDDAATAALAEIAEEHGFEPVELVRAYIAYTKRNVTPTVEDDEVAQKIEDSYVGLRLANGTSDDAAVPVTARKLEGFIRLSEASARARLSKTVEMQDVMRAKRLIGSCLQDLGIDEETGEFDADIVEAGTSQSQRDRIKNLKDLIKEMQNESDRRQADKENVIETAIDDLGIDKRKAEHEIDKLKQQGEVYERETGWIRVVE, from the coding sequence ATGAGCGCTATCGGCACCGCCGAGCTGGTGGACTCGATCGGGAAGTTCTTCCGCCGGTACTACGACGACGAGATCAAGCAACTCGCCCAGAAGTACCCGCAGGAGCAACGCTCGCTGTACGTTGACTGGAACGACGTTTTTCAGTACAACGATCGCGAGCGGAAGATCGACGCGATCGCCGACGACGTCCTGGCCCAACCGGAGCAGATGCAACGGCTCTTCGAGGAGGCGCTCCGACAGTACGATCTCCCGGTCGACATCTCACTCGGGAACGCGCACGTCCGGTTCACGAATCTCCCCGATGTGGAGACCTACGATATTGGGGGCTTCTCCCCGTCCCGGAAGGACGGCAACCTGATCGCCCTCCAGGGCCAGGTCGCGAAGAAGACGAAGGTCGCTCCGATCCCGACAGAGATCGCCTACGAGTGTCAGCTGTGCGGGGCGCTCAATCGCGTTCCACAGAGCGGCCATGGCTTCGAAGAACCACACGAGTGCAAGGACTGTGAACGACAAGGGCCGTTCCGAGAGAACAGCGAACAGTCCGAGAAAGAGGACTACCAGAAGATCCGGATCAAACAACCGCCGGAACAGACTGACGGTGGCGATGGTGAACATCTCGACGCCCGCGTTCGCGACGACCTCGTGGACTGCGTCGAGGGTGGCGATCGCGTCACGCTCGTCGGCCAGTTCGTCCTCGAGCGACCGTCAAAGAACTCCGACCAGGAGACGTACGAGATGGTCGTTGAAGGCCAGGCCGCCGAGGTCGAACAGACGGACTTCAAGGAGATCGAGATCACGCCCGAGCTGGAGGACCTCATCAAGCGGATCGGTGCTGGTGAGTTCGGCGATCCAATTGACTTGTTCATCAACTCGATCGCACCGACACTCCATGGCCTTGACGATGAGAAAGAAGCGCTGACGCTCGCGCTGTTCTCGGGTGTACGTGTCGAACACGACGACGGGACCGCTACTCGGGGCGACATCCACATCCTCATGATTGGTGATCCGGGAACCGGGAAGACGACGCTCCTCGAGGCCGTCTCGGAGATCGCGCCCCGGTCGGTCAGGGCCAGCGGTCAGGGGGCGTCGAAGGCCGGCATGACGGCCGCTGCTGTTCGCGATGAATTTGGCGACGGGAAGTGGGCGCTCGACGCCGGCGCGCTTGTTGTCGGTGACCAAGGCCTCGCGACGATCGACGAGATCGACAAACTCGGCGAGGGCGTCGAAGAGGCGATGCACGACGCGATGGAATCGCAGAAGGTCAGCGTCAACAAAGCGGGGATTAACACGACACTCCCAACTCGAACGACGGTCATCGGCGGTGGGAATCCGAAGTACGGCCGCTTCGACCAGTACGAACCCTTCTCAGAACAGATTGAGATAGGTCCGACGATGCTCTCACGGTTCGACCTCACGTTCACACTGACCGATCAACCCGATGAGGAACGTGACCGGGATATCGCAAGGACGAAAATCTGGTCGAAAGAGGCAGCGAAACGTGACGATTCTAACTCGGACGACGCCGCAACGGCGGCACTGGCTGAGATTGCAGAGGAACATGGGTTTGAGCCAGTCGAATTAGTTCGTGCGTATATCGCCTACACGAAACGGAACGTCACTCCAACGGTAGAGGACGACGAGGTCGCCCAGAAAATTGAAGATTCGTACGTTGGTCTCCGGCTTGCGAATGGCACTTCTGACGATGCGGCGGTGCCAGTAACTGCTCGGAAGTTAGAGGGTTTCATTCGCCTTTCCGAAGCGAGCGCTCGAGCACGACTGTCGAAAACTGTCGAGATGCAGGACGTGATGCGTGCAAAACGGCTGATCGGCTCTTGCCTCCAAGACCTCGGAATCGATGAAGAAACCGGCGAGTTCGACGCGGATATCGTCGAGGCTGGGACATCGCAGAGCCAGCGCGATCGCATCAAGAACCTCAAAGACCTGATCAAGGAGATGCAGAACGAGTCCGACCGGCGGCAGGCGGATAAGGAGAACGTCATCGAGACGGCGATCGACGATCTCGGGATTGACAAGCGGAAGGCCGAGCACGAGATTGACAAACTCAAACAGCAGGGCGAGGTCTACGAGAGAGAAACCGGCTGGATTCGGGTGGTCGAATAA